A section of the Hevea brasiliensis isolate MT/VB/25A 57/8 chromosome 17, ASM3005281v1, whole genome shotgun sequence genome encodes:
- the LOC110635657 gene encoding WEB family protein At5g55860 — protein sequence MGEIDDKPIEPVQVTLPLFGEKTEQRKHLPGSSSSGDEMDKERDFERLQKDLANYKVQLEAKDPAYLQLLHKLEHHQKTAEELSAQLKNSEVERDVYLEECREARFRIDELEAKVKETGDQLLESGKIREQLSHVLGELKAVQGELLSMETELASATEAKLKALTQAELMETAANMEKERAEELLNRVIDLSEAAFLSKQAALEAEKDKCTALSEIKEAAETQAQAQKHVEDMKTQLEIMQELENQLRAKSVFIDSLQVELNQANELLSSSDKVVSDVINDLNQLKVDLKGKEKENSDQAIYIGELETEMNQLKLELKKTNDEITRLNCDVEMLTDELEKVKTEMQEIKERENDEQIELALLKAELHKARSKLAAAEAAETRLGNVKSGLYLAVQQLAIEAEEVKKENERLKQGADMAAESADLGLGHENSSQAEEVIQANESGAEAGRRRGENDHNITISLEQYESLISKAEKVNPSGKEDSNRLTTSENSKELETLKKELEVASAKVAEFRTRTEQAITRAEAAEKAKLAVEGQLRKWREQKQRRKAALAALREESLSREFGSSSYDNTVNTPTNYQPLGEVLNINSSLWK from the exons ATGGGCGAGATTGATGACAAACCTATTGAACCTGTACAGGTTACACTGCCCTTGTTTGGAGAGAAGACTGAACAAAGGAAACACCTGCCCGGCAGTAGCAGCAGCGGTGAT GAGATGGATAAAGAGAGAGATTTTGAACGCCTCCAAAAGGATTTGGCCAATTACAAGGTGCAGCTGGAAGCAAAAGACCCTGCCTACTTGCAGCTGTTACATAAATTGGAGCACCACCAGAAAACAGCCGAGGAACTTTCTGCTCAGCTGAAGAATTCCGAGGTTGAGAGAGATGTCTACTTAGAAGAATGCAGGGAAGCTAGATTTCGGATCGATGAACTTGAGGCCAAGGTAAAGGAAACGGGTGATCAACTATTAGAATCTGGAAAAATAAGGGAGCAGCTTTCACATGTTTTAGGTGAATTGAAGGCTGTGCAAGGAGAGCTGCTTAGTATGGAAACAGAACTTGCTTCTGCCACAGAAGCAAAGCTCAAGGCCCTGACGCAAGCAGAACTGATGGAAACTGCTGCCAACATGGAAAAGGAGAGAGCTGAAGAGCTTCTAAATCGTGTCATCGACCTCAGTGAAGCTGCTTTTCTGTCAAAACAGGCTGCTCTTGAAGCCGAAAAAGATAAGTGCACAGCTTTATCTGAGATAAAGGAGGCAGCAGAAACACAAGCTCAAGCACAAAAACATGTGGAAGACATGAAAACTCAACTGGAAATTATGCAAGAATTGGAAAATCAGCTAAGGGCCAAGTCTGTATTCATTGATTCGCTGCAGGTGGAACTTAATCAAGCAAATGAACTACTTAGTTCATCTGACAAAGTTGTTTCTGATGTCATAAATGATTTGAACCAGCTAAAGGTAGATCTGAAAGGCAAGGAAAAAGAGAACTCTGATCAAGCAATTTATATTGGGGAATTGGAAACTGAAATGAATCAGTTAAAACTAGAACTGAAGAAAACAAATGATGAGATAACTCGCTTGAACTGCGATGTTGAAATGCTCACAGATGAGCTGGAGAAGGTAAAAACAGAAATGCAGGAAATCAAGGAAAGAGAGAATGATGAACAGATTGAGTTAGCATTGCTGAAAGCTGAGCTTCATAAAGCAAGGTCAAAACTTGCAGCAGCAGAGGCAGCTGAAACAagacttggtaatgttaaatcaGGGTTATATCTTGCAGTTCAGCAGCTAGCCATCGAAGCAGAAGAAgtgaagaaggaaaatgaaaggTTAAAACAAGGAGCAGATATGGCTGCAGAATCCGCTGACCTTGGCCTGGGACATGAGAACTCTTCTCAGGCAGAAGAAGTTATTCAGGCAAATGAATCAGGAGCAGAAGCTGGAAGGAGAAGAGGTGAGAATGATCATAACATAACAATTTCACTAGAACAATACGAGTCCTTGATAAGCAAAGCTGAAAAGGTCAACCCATCTGGAAAAGAAGACTCAAATAGGTTAACTACATCTGAGAACAGCAAAGAATTGGAGACGTTGAAGAAGGAATTGGAAGTTGCAAGTGCGAAAGTTGCAGAGTTCAGGACTCGTACAGAACAGGCTATTACGAGGGCAGAAGCAGCAGAGAAAGCTAAATTAGCAGTTGAAGGTCAGCTAAGGAAATGGCGAGAACAGAAGCAGAGGAGAAAGGCTGCATTAGCTGCACTTCGGGAGGAATCATTATCCAGGGAGtttggttcttcctcatatgacaACACAGTGAACACACCAACAAACTACCAGCCACTGGGTGAGGTTCTAAACATAAATTCTAGTCTTTGGaagtaa
- the LOC110635682 gene encoding probable LRR receptor-like serine/threonine-protein kinase At1g74360, producing MPEDETDFSHAVFFVFLILITGTVVAGDSLDTDRKVLLNLKSFLEEKNPINRGQYSQWDQLNTNPCNWSGIICTDDGSGSRVTGINLTNNNISGDSYNNFSLLTALSHLDLSQNYIRGSIPNDLSNCQNLVYLNLSHNMLDGELNLTGLSNLQTLDLSVNRIFGEIQTSFRAICNKLVVANISANNFTGRIDNCFDGCSSLQHLDLSSNFFSGGTWSGFSRLKEFSVSENFLSGEVMGSSIAENCSLEIFDLSENNFTGQFPKEISNCRNLKILNAWGNKFTGQIPSEIGSISGLEALFLGNNSFSPVIPVSLLNLSSLAFLDLSRNNFGGNIQQIFGRFKQVKFLVLHGNSYTGGLHSSGILRLPNVVRLDLSYNNFSGPLPVEISQMPSLKYLILAYNQFNSSIPQDYGKLAKLQALDLSFNSLIGSIPTSLGNLSSLLWLMLANNSLTGEIPRELGNCGSLLWLNLANNKLSGNIPAELVNMGSNPAPTFQSNQQNEGIIAGSGECLAMKRWIPADYPPFSFVYTILTRKSCRSIWDRILRGFGLFPVCAAGSTVRTLSISGYLQLSGNQLSGVVPQNIGKMKSFSLLHLGSNEINGTIPPQIGQLPLVVLNLSKNGFSGEIPNQIGNIRCLQNLDLSYNNISGTFPVILNDLNELSKFNISYNPLISGVIPSTGQLATFEKDSYFGDPLLVLPKFINDSSDFPPKDRKTDLNRRDHIRWAGLLASLTLILAFLVCGVLPIVVWILGKSPPESPAYLLQETKYRHDLASSSGGSSPWLSDTIKVIRLDKTTFTHADILKATGNFSESRIIGKGGFGTVYRGLLPDGIQVAVKKLQREGTEAEREFRAEMEVLSGNGFGWPHPNLVTLYGWCLDGSEKILVYEYMEGGSLEDLVSDRMRLTWRRRIDIAIDVAQALVFLHHECYPAIVHRDVKASNVLLDKDGKARVTDFGLARFVDAGDSHVSTIVAGTIGYVAPEYGQTWQATTKGDVYSFGVLTMELATGRRAVDGGEECLVEWARRVLGNVQNEVGRAVIPVMLLGSGLAEGAVEMCELLRIGIRCTAEAPQARPNMKEVVAMLIKISGTRRDFIYGSSPPPLF from the exons ATGCCAGAAGACGAAACCGATTTCTCCCATGCTGTATTCTTCGTCTTCTTAATCTTGATTACAG GTACAGTGGTTGCCGGAGATTCTCTAGACACAGACAGGAAAGTCCTGCTGAACCTCAAGTCATTTCTGGAAGAGAAGAACCCAATAAACCGAGGACAATACTCACAATGGGATCAGCTCAACACAAACCCCTGCAACTGGTCTGGAATCATTTGCACGGATGATGGCTCTGGCTCAAGGGTTACTGGCATCAACCTTACAAACAACAACATTTCTGGAGACTCGTATAACAACTTCTCTTTGCTGACTGCTCTTTCTCACCTCGATCTTTCTCAAAACTATATCAGGGGTTCAATTCCTAATGACTTGAGCAACTGCCAAAACTTGGTTTATCTCAATCTCTCACACAATATGCTGGATGGGGAGCTCAACCTGACTGGATTGAGTAATTTGCAAACTCTGGACTTGTCTGTGAATAGGATTTTCGGGGAAATTCAGACCAGCTTTCGAGcaatttgtaacaagttggttGTGGCAAATATTTCGGCAAATAATTTCACCGGTAGGATTGATAATTGCTTTGATGGCTGCTCGAGTTTGCAGCACCTTGATTTGAGCTCGAATTTTTTCAGTGGGGGGACATGGAGTGGTTTTTCGAGGCTCAAGGAATTTTCAGTATCTGAGAATTTTCTTAGTGGAGAAGTTATGGGGTCAAGTATTGCCGAGAATTGTAGTCTGGAAATTTTCGACCTGTCAGAAAACAATTTCACTGGTCAGTTTCCAAAGGAGATCTCGAATTGTaggaatttgaaaattttgaatgcgTGGGGAAACAAATTCACTGGACAAATTCCATCTGAGATAGGATCGATTTCTGGTCTTGAAGCTTTGTTCTTGGGAAACAACAGTTTTTCTCCGGTGATTCCAGTGTCTCTTTTGAACTTGAGTAGTTTGGCTTTTTTGGATTTGAGCAGAAACAATTTTGGAGGTAATATACAGCAGATTTTTGGGAGATTCAAACAGGTGAAGTTTCTGGTATTACACGGAAATTCATATACTGGTGGCTTACATTCTTCGGGTATTCTCAGGCTACCCAATGTTGTTCGATTAGACTTGAGCTACAACAATTTCTCAGGTCCATTACCTGTTGAAATCTCTCAAATGCCAAGCTTGAAATACTTGATCCTTGCTTATAATCAGTTCAATAGCAGCATACCTCAAGATTATGGAAAATTGGCAAAACTCCAAGCTCTTGATCTATCCTTCAACAGCCTGATTGGATCTATACCAACTTCACTTGGAAACTTGAGTTCACTCTTGTGGTTAATGCTTGCCAACAATTCTCTAACAGGTGAAATTCCTCGAGAACTGGGAAACTGCGGCAGCTTGTTGTGGTTAAACCTTGCCAACAACAAGCTTTCTGGGAATATCCCAGCTGAACTGGTGAACATGGGCAGCAATCCCGCACCAACGTTCCAGTCAAATCAGCAGAATGAAGGCATAATCGCTGGGTCTGGAGAGTGTTTAGCAATGAAGAGATGGATTCCAGCAGACTATCCTCCATTCAGTTTTGTATATACCATCCTCACACGTAAGAGTTGCAGAAGCATATGGGATAGGATACTTAGAGGGTTTGGCCTTTTCCCTGTGTGTGCTGCAGGCTCTACAGTGAGAACGCTTTCAATCTCAGGTTATCTTCAACTAAGCGGAAACCAGCTTTCTGGTGTGGTCCCTCAAAACATTGGCAAGATGAAGAGCTTCAGTTTATTGCATTTGGGTTCCAATGAGATTAATGGGACAATCCCTCCACAGATTGGACAGTTGCCACTTGTAGTGCTAAACCTCAGCAAGAATGGATTTTCTGGTGAAATTCCAAATCAAATTGGGAATATCAGATGCTTACAGAATCTTGATTTGTCTTACAACAATATCTCTGGCACCTTTCCTGTAATCTTGAACGACTTGAATGAGCTTAGCAAGTTCAATATCTCATACAATCCATTGATTTCTGGTGTTATCCCATCAACTGGACAATTGGCTACTTTTGAAAAAGATTCTTACTTTGGTGATCCACTCTTGGTCCTTCCAAAATTTATCAACGATTCATCGGATTTCCCACCCAAAGATAGGAAGACTGACCTCAATAGGAGAGACCATATAAGGTGGGCTGGACTTTTGGCGTCCTTAACACTGATTCTAGCTTTCTTAGTCTGCGGAGTTCTGCCAATTGTAGTGTGGATTTTAGGGAAAAGTCCACCAGAATCACCCGCATATCTCTTGCAAGAAACCAAATACCGGCATGACTTGGCATCAAGTTCAGGCGGCTCATCTCCATGGTTGTCAGATACGATTAAGGTCATCCGTTTGGACAAAACAACATTCACTCATGCTGACATTTTGAAGGCAACAGGTAATTTTTCAGAGAGCAGAATCATTGGGAAGGGAGGATTTGGAACGGTGTATCGAGGTTTATTGCCTGATGGAATACAAGTAGCAGTTAAGAAGCTGCAAAGGGAAGGTACTGAAGCTGAAAGAGAGTTTCGAGCTGAAATGGAAGTCCTAAGTGGGAATGGCTTTGGCTGGCCACATCCAAATCTTGTAACACTTTATGGGTGGTGCCTTGATGGTTCAGAGAAAATATTGGTTTATGAGTACATGGAAGGTGGAAGCTTGGAGGATCTTGTATCGGATAGAATGAGGCTAACATGGAGGAGACGTATTGATATAGCGATAGATGTAGCGCAAGCATTAGTATTTCTGCACCATGAGTGCTATCCTGCAATTGTGCACCGTGATGTCAAGGCTAGTAATGTTCTGCTAGACAAAGATGGTAAGGCAAGAGTCACAGATTTTGGACTAGCAAGATTTGTTGATGCTGGAGATAGCCATGTGAGCACAATAGTGGCTGGCACGATTGGGTATGTTGCACCAGAATATGGGCAAACTTGGCAAGCTACTACAAAAGGTGACGTATACAGCTTTGGGGTATTGACAATGGAACTGGCAACAGGAAGGCGAGCTGTGGACGGTGGGGAAGAATGTCTGGTAGAATGGGCTAGACGGGTACTGGGAAATGTGCAAAATGAAGTAGGCAGAGCAGTGATACCAGTTATGCTTTTGGGGTCTGGATTAGCAGAGGGAGCAGTGGAGATGTGTGAGTTACTGAGGATTGGAATAAGATGCACTGCAGAGGCACCCCAGGCTAGACCAAACATGAAGGAGGTAGTAGCTATGCTGATAAAGATTTCAGGCACCAGGAGGGATTTCATTTATGGCTCTTCTCCTCCTCCCTTATTCTAA